TCAGGCTTGGCGCTGGCCATTTTATTTACCTTTTTTCCAAACCAAACCAGCATGATGGCGGTGGCGGCTTTTTGGGGCATTTGGCACCTGATCAGTGGCGGGCTTTTGAGCTGGCTTTGGAATCGCAAACCGGTGGGCGAGGTTTCCCGTGTCGAATAAACGCATTTTAATTACCGGCGCGGCCGGCTATTTAGGCTCACAACTTGGCCAGCGGCTGCACGCGCAGCACACCGTAATTGGCACAGATATCCGCTCGCGCACCGATGTGGCCTTCCCTATTTTTCAGGTAGATATCCGAAGCCCCGAGTTACACAACATCATTGCCAATCATCGCATCACCCAGGTGGTGCACCTGGCCAGCATTGTTGAGCCCTCGGAAGATACCGTGCGCGATTACGATATAGACGTCAATGGCACGCGCAACCTGCTGGCCGCGTGCGTGGCCCACGGGGTTCAACACATTACCGTCACAAGCTCGGGCGCGGCTTACGGTTATCACCCAGACAACCCGGCATGGCTAAAGGAAACCGATGCGCTGCGCGGCAACTCCGAATTTTCCTATGCCTTTCACAAACGCGAAGTTGAAAACCTTCTAGCCGATTACCGCGTGCGCGCACCAAGCCTGAAACAACTGATTTTCAGGCCAGGTACCGTGCTTGGCACCCACACCCAAAACATGATTACCAAACTGTTTACCGGCCGCCGGCTGCTGGCCATTCAAGGTTCAGATTCGCCGTTTGTGTTTATTTGGGATCAGGACGTAGTGGCTGCAATTGAACAGGGCATCAACCAAAATCAGGCGGGAATTTTTAATATGGCAGGCGACGGCGCGCTCACTATGTCAGACATCGCCAGCCGCCTGGGCAAGCCTTTAATTGCACTGCCAGCCTGGCTTGTTAAAGCCGCGCTCTCTGTTGGCAACGGCATGGGGCTCACCCGCTATGGCCCATCGCAAATCAATTTTTTACGCTACCGCCCGGTGCTGGATAACACCGCACTCAAGCAAGATTTTGGCTACACACCGCAAAAAACCTCAGCCGAGGTGTTTGAGTATTTTATGAGCCACGGCCAGGCGCTGCGCGCGGCAAGGCAACCCCATGAACGCTAGTGCAAAGCGCGTGGCCCTTGTTACGGGCGCAGCCAGCGGCCTGGGCTGGGCGCTGTGCCAACAGTTGGCGCCTCACTGCAGGCTGTTAATGACAGACATCAATGCACAATTGCTCACCGAGCGCGCCGCCACTCTCGGGGCGCGGGCACAGGCCGCAGACATCACCACCACCGAAGGTCAGGCGGTGCTACTTGGCTGCCTGCAATCGGATTTCGGGCAGCTTGATTATTTAATTAATTGCGCGGGCATTACCCACCGCTCGCTTGCGGCAAATACCCGGCCCTGCGTGTTTCGCAAAGTGATGGCCGTAGACTACCAGGCACCGGTAGAACTCAGCCTGCAATGCTTGCCCCTGCTTAAACAAAGCCGCGGGAAAATTGTAAACATCAGCTCCATGGCGGGCTGGATGCCGGTGCTGGCACGCGCAGGCTACTGCGCGGCCAAAAGTGCGATGAACCAGTTTTTTGAAACCTTGCGCTGTGAAATCAAGCGCGATGGCATTCGGGTATTGATGGTATACCCAAGCTTTTTGGATACACCCATTGAAACCAACGCCTTGGGTGGCGACGGCAACAAAGCCCGCCACCGGCGCTCGATGATTGGCAAAATGCGCTCGCCCGAATGGATGGCCGTGCGTATTTGGGCGGCCATGCAAACAGAACAAGAGCGGCTTTTTCCAGATGGTTTTACCCGCATGGCGAGCCTGCTATACGCCCTGGCGCCTGCGTTTTTCCTCAAGCGTATGAGCCAAAAATTTGCCTCAGAACTCAACCCGCCGGGAACCCTATGACTGCCGTATTGCTGGGCCTGTTTATCCTTTTAAGCTACACCATTGAAGCCATGACGGGCTTCGGCTCTATTGTGATTGCGCTCTCACTGGGTGCGATGTTTCTGCCCATAGACACATTGCTACCCATTCTGGTGCCGTTGAATCTTGGCCTTTCCGGCTTTTTGGTGATCACCCAGCGCCGGCACATTCAATGGCCCATGCTGTTAAAAGTTATTGCGCCTTTGATGGTTGCCGGCACAGTGCTGGGCACCTGGCTCAGGCCCGCCATTGGCAATCAGGAACTGGCCACACTATTGGCTCTGGTAGTGGCGAGCTTTGGCGCACGCGAATTGTGGAAGGCGCACAAACAGCGCCCTGAAAAACCCCACGGGCGCACACTGAACCAGTTGCTAATTGGTGGCGCGGGCATTACCCACGGGCTTTTTGCCTCCGGCGGGCCACTGCTGGTGTTTGCGCTGGCCGGCGGCCAACTAAACAAGGCGCAATTGCGCGCAACGCTGTTATGCGTGTGGTTTAGCTTGAACTTGCTGCTAACCCTCATTTTTGCCTGGCAAGGCAAGTTGCAGGCAGCGCTACCGGATATTTTGCTGTACACGCCCATGGTTTTGGGCGGGTTATTTATTGGGGATTACCTGCACCACCGGGTAGCAGAGCAACAGTTTCGCCAATGGGTGTACGGTGTTCTCACGGTCATTGGCATTATGCTGCTGATACGTGCGTCGCTTTGATGCAAAAAACACGGTTTTGCACCAAAGAGCACCGTTGAAACCCCTTAGCTCCCACAGCCTGGCGGCCCATCTGTTAGCCTGGCGCCGGTTCATCGGTTGGCAATAAAAACAGGCTAGCTGGTACACCCTTTGCATTATCCTGAATATCCATTCACCCGGTTTCAGGATTTACATACCATGCATGCTCAAGCCAGCGAACGCACACTGCCCCAACACACCGCCCAATTGGACGCAGACCTTGCGTTGCTTGCCGAGCTTATTGGCCAATTACAAATTCACCGGGGTGCAAGCCTGGCCGCCCTTGGCGGTGCCCAGGGCTTTCAGCAGCAGCTGCAAGAGCTGCAGCCACAAATAGATCAACTGCTTGCGCGTATGTCTTACGCAGCCACCAAAGCAGACCCGGCCCTTTGGCAACTTATTCAAAGTGAATGGCGCAACACCCGCAAGCATTGGCGCCAGGATAACGCCCTGAACAATTTTGAAATTCACAGCTTTTTAATTGAGCAATGCCACCGTTTGCTCTGGGGCCAGCTCACCCACACCACCGGTGGCAAGGGGCGCACCTGGGAGCTGCTGCGTGAACTGGCTGCCCACACTGAGTGCCTGGCGCAATTGCGGGGGCTCGTGAGCTACGCCATGGCAACGGGCGCGGAATCTGCGCAAGCAAACGATTTACAAGGGCGCATAGTGCAGCTTAATCGCCAAAGCCAGGCGGGTTTGATAGACACCCAGCAAGCACTGATTAAATACTCAAATCAACACGCTATTCACATGCCGCCACTGAAGGCCCGGGTGCAGTTAACGGGCCAGTTTCTACAAAGTATTCAAACCTACATTAACAGCCGCTGCACGCTGCCGGCTGAAAAGGTCTTTCACTTGGGCACGCTCGCAATTGAAGCCAACCAACGGGTGTGGCAAATACTGATGGAAGCACGCTAACGCAAATCAGGTGGCGAAATACACACTTTGAATAATCAAGGCCAGGGCCAACACCAAAGCCAGGCTGCGCCAGAACAACACCGGGTTTCGCTCAAGCAGCGGCTCTGCTTCAAAGCTTGCCACAAGCGCCCGATTGGGTTGGGTTAGGTCGTGCAGAAATTCCGAATAGGCCGCGTAGCGCCCGCGCGGATTGGGTGAGAGCGCCTTTTCAAGCGCCAGATCCAACCACAAAGGCACATCTTTGCGCACCTGACGCAACGGCTGGTAGCGCCACTGATCAAAATGTTTGGGCGGGTTATGCTGCATATTGGGTAACTTGAACGGCAACTGGCCGCAGAGCATTTCATAGGCTATAACCGCAAGTGAAAACAAATCCGAGCGATCGCTCCCCGGCTGGCCCAACAAATATTCGGGTGCAATGTAATCCACAGAGCCCACTGGCACATCTTCAATTAATGGCGAGGCAATTTCACCCAGCCCCGCCACATACACCGTGCCAAAATCGATAATCACCGGCCGCCCCTTGGGGGTAATAATGATGTTTTCAGGTTTTAAATCCCGGTGAATCATGCTTAGGCGCTGAAACGCCCGCAGGCTGGCAACCAGCTTTTCCATCCACTCGCGCACCTGGTTAAAGCTGGGTGCGGGGTTGTCAAATATCCACTGGCGCAGGGTGATCCCCTCAACCCATTCGCACACATGGTACAAAAACGGGCTCTTCTCAGGGCGCGGTAGAATTTTCATAACACCCGGGTGGTTAATACGCCGCCCCACCCACTGCTCACGGATAAACCCTTCAAGGTATTGGGCGTCGTCTTTGAAGTTTTCGGAAGGTGCCTTTAACGCATAGTACCGCTGGGTGTTAATGTCTTGCACTTTATACACGTGTGAGCGGGTGCCACTGTGCATCACAGAAAGCACTTCATAGTGATCCAGCTTTTGGCCCTCTTGCAGTACCGGCGGTATCACCAGTTGAGTGAGCTTTTTGTGCACCTCATCGAGCTCCGCCAATGGCAGCTCTTCTACTTTAACCAATAAACAGGTGAGGTTGTCGTCACTGCCGCGGGCTCTTGCCTGCTCACACAGCGCATGGGCTGCCTGTTCAAGATCATCGCCTGCGGCAAGAATAAGCGCGCTAATATCGGCATCGCCAAGCCAATCGTGCACGCCATCGGTGGTGAGAACAAATATGTCGCCAACGGCGGTTTCCTCTTGCACGTAATCCACTTCAAGGCGGCTATCCATGCCGAGTGCACGGGTAAGAAATTGTTTATTGCCCTGCTGGCGGTGGCAGTGATCTCGGGTGAGTGGCTGAATGCCGCCTTCACGCAATACCGCAATGCGGCTATCGCCTGCGTGAAAAATATGCGCGGTGTTGGATTTTATGAGCAAAGCACTGAAGGTGGTTACAAGGCCATTGTGGCGAGCACTGGCCTGCTGGCCGTGGTGATACAACCAGGAATTTAATGAAGATAACACCCGGTTAGCGGCAACTTTTACAGGCCAGGTATCGGGTGTGGAGAAATAGTCTTCAATGAACAAGGTTACACTGGTAGACGACGCCTGCTGCGCGTTATCGCTACAACTCACGCCATCGGCAATACAGGCCACCCCGCCTTTTAGTTGTGCCACCGAGCCCTTGGGCAAATGTGCGGCAAAGGCATCCTGATTCTCGGGTTTGGCACCTGCTGAGGTGCTGCCACCAAAGCGCAGCTTGAGGGTTTTCTGCCCGGTAATGGCCAGCTCACTCGGATGATCTTGCTCTGTCATAGTGGCACTCGCATAAAGAGAAATGCGCAATGGGTTTTAAAATATAAAACCGGCCACGCAAAAACGTGGCCGGTTGTGCGCTTAGCGTGAGGCTAACGCCCGCCTTTACGATACGGTAATTAACTCAACAGAGCCATCTTCGCGCACTTCGGCAATGTGGCCTGAGGGCTCTTCCATAAACAACAGGGTAACAAAGCCCAGCACGGCTGTGCCTGCAATAACAAAGAAGAAGCTTGAGTAATCTACAAAGCTCAACACGGTAAGGTACACCACTGCACCCACGTTACCGTAGGCGCCGGTCATGCCGGCAATTTGGCCTGTAAGGCGGCGCTTGATCAAGGGCACCACCGCAAACACCGCGCCCTCACCGGCCTGCACGAAGAAAGAACACGCCATGGCGGCAACTACCGCCAACACCAGCGGCCAACCGGAATCGACCATGCCCATTAAGGCATAACCCATAGCCAGGCCTGCGGTAAGAATAAGCAGCGTGGATTTACGGCCAAAGCGATCTGATAACCAGCCGCCACCGGGGCGCGACATCAAATTCATAAACGCGTATGCCGAGGCCACCATGCCAGCCATTACCGGCGTAAGCGCAAAGGTGTCTGCAAAAAACAGCGGCAACATAGAGATAACGGCAAGCTCGGAGCCAAAGGTGGCAAAATAAAGTACGTTTAATACGGCAACTTGCTTGAATTTATAGCGGTGCATTTCTGGCACCGGTTCGCGGAATACATTTTTATTCACCTTCCATACGTGGGTAAGTTCGTACAAGAACAACAGCACCAAGCCCACATAGCACAAGATAGATACGGTTTCCGACAGCATGCTGACACCCTTGGGTGAAAGCTTCCAGGTGAGCAACGCCAGCGCTGCGTACATGGGGATTTTCATAATTACCAGCAAAAAGAAATCGCCTTTGCTGGTAACTTCAATGGCGCCCAGGTTTTTCGGGCGGAAGTAGGTAGAACCTTTGGGCGTATCGCTCACACTGCGATAAAAAATGAAGGCAAACAGCAGGCTCATTAGCCCGGTTAAGCCAATGGCGTAGCGCCAGCCATCGTCGCCGCCAAACAATACCGCAATGGTGGGCAGGGTGAAGGCCGCAGCCGCCGAGCCGAAGTTGCCCCAACCGCCGTAAATGCCCTCTGCCGTGCCCAGCTCGTGCGCGGGAAACCACTCACTCACCAAGCGAATACCAATCACAAAGCCCGCGCCAATAAAGCCCAGCGCAAAACGGGCAATGGCCGCCTGAATGAAGCTATCGGCAAGTGCGAACATCAAGCAGGGAATGGCGCATACCGCCAGTAAACCTGAATACACCAAACGTGGCCCAAAGCGGTCGGTTAGCATGCCTATCAATACACGCGCGGGAATGGTCAGCGCTACGTTCAAAATCAGCAGGGTTTTGATTTCAGAGGGCGTGAGGCCCAGAGAGCTCGCCACCGCTTGCAACATGGGGGCAAAGTTAAACCACACCACAAATGTAATGAAAAAGGCCATCCAACTCAGGTGCAGAATTTTCATCTTGCCTGTGAAGGAGAACAAATTGAAAGGCTGTGCATTGCTCATATCAACGTCCCGTTTGAAGGTTTGAAATCTGATAACAGGGCATAGAGCAAAGGCCATGCCTAAATAAGTTGCGAAGATAAAAAAGTGTGAACCCCCCGTGTGAAGCGGGCTATATGTACACTTTGAATGCAGGGCGACCCGCATATGCTCATAAAAATCTGCAAAAACGCACAGGCATGGAGCAAAGCGCACCCACAAAGGGCAGCCCGCACTGCGAACCTGAGCGCTTGGGCAAACTCCAATAGCAAACGGGCAGTGAACAGCAAAGGCTTAAACGCCCCTAACGTGCCGCTGAAATTCGGGCACAAAAAAAGCGGGTTCAGGTTTAACCCCTCGCCCGCCCTAAGGTGCAA
This genomic stretch from Simiduia sp. 21SJ11W-1 harbors:
- a CDS encoding bifunctional protein-serine/threonine kinase/phosphatase — translated: MTEQDHPSELAITGQKTLKLRFGGSTSAGAKPENQDAFAAHLPKGSVAQLKGGVACIADGVSCSDNAQQASSTSVTLFIEDYFSTPDTWPVKVAANRVLSSLNSWLYHHGQQASARHNGLVTTFSALLIKSNTAHIFHAGDSRIAVLREGGIQPLTRDHCHRQQGNKQFLTRALGMDSRLEVDYVQEETAVGDIFVLTTDGVHDWLGDADISALILAAGDDLEQAAHALCEQARARGSDDNLTCLLVKVEELPLAELDEVHKKLTQLVIPPVLQEGQKLDHYEVLSVMHSGTRSHVYKVQDINTQRYYALKAPSENFKDDAQYLEGFIREQWVGRRINHPGVMKILPRPEKSPFLYHVCEWVEGITLRQWIFDNPAPSFNQVREWMEKLVASLRAFQRLSMIHRDLKPENIIITPKGRPVIIDFGTVYVAGLGEIASPLIEDVPVGSVDYIAPEYLLGQPGSDRSDLFSLAVIAYEMLCGQLPFKLPNMQHNPPKHFDQWRYQPLRQVRKDVPLWLDLALEKALSPNPRGRYAAYSEFLHDLTQPNRALVASFEAEPLLERNPVLFWRSLALVLALALIIQSVYFAT
- a CDS encoding SDR family oxidoreductase: MSNKRILITGAAGYLGSQLGQRLHAQHTVIGTDIRSRTDVAFPIFQVDIRSPELHNIIANHRITQVVHLASIVEPSEDTVRDYDIDVNGTRNLLAACVAHGVQHITVTSSGAAYGYHPDNPAWLKETDALRGNSEFSYAFHKREVENLLADYRVRAPSLKQLIFRPGTVLGTHTQNMITKLFTGRRLLAIQGSDSPFVFIWDQDVVAAIEQGINQNQAGIFNMAGDGALTMSDIASRLGKPLIALPAWLVKAALSVGNGMGLTRYGPSQINFLRYRPVLDNTALKQDFGYTPQKTSAEVFEYFMSHGQALRAARQPHER
- a CDS encoding NarK family nitrate/nitrite MFS transporter produces the protein MSNAQPFNLFSFTGKMKILHLSWMAFFITFVVWFNFAPMLQAVASSLGLTPSEIKTLLILNVALTIPARVLIGMLTDRFGPRLVYSGLLAVCAIPCLMFALADSFIQAAIARFALGFIGAGFVIGIRLVSEWFPAHELGTAEGIYGGWGNFGSAAAAFTLPTIAVLFGGDDGWRYAIGLTGLMSLLFAFIFYRSVSDTPKGSTYFRPKNLGAIEVTSKGDFFLLVIMKIPMYAALALLTWKLSPKGVSMLSETVSILCYVGLVLLFLYELTHVWKVNKNVFREPVPEMHRYKFKQVAVLNVLYFATFGSELAVISMLPLFFADTFALTPVMAGMVASAYAFMNLMSRPGGGWLSDRFGRKSTLLILTAGLAMGYALMGMVDSGWPLVLAVVAAMACSFFVQAGEGAVFAVVPLIKRRLTGQIAGMTGAYGNVGAVVYLTVLSFVDYSSFFFVIAGTAVLGFVTLLFMEEPSGHIAEVREDGSVELITVS
- a CDS encoding SDR family oxidoreductase; amino-acid sequence: MNASAKRVALVTGAASGLGWALCQQLAPHCRLLMTDINAQLLTERAATLGARAQAADITTTEGQAVLLGCLQSDFGQLDYLINCAGITHRSLAANTRPCVFRKVMAVDYQAPVELSLQCLPLLKQSRGKIVNISSMAGWMPVLARAGYCAAKSAMNQFFETLRCEIKRDGIRVLMVYPSFLDTPIETNALGGDGNKARHRRSMIGKMRSPEWMAVRIWAAMQTEQERLFPDGFTRMASLLYALAPAFFLKRMSQKFASELNPPGTL
- a CDS encoding sulfite exporter TauE/SafE family protein, giving the protein MTAVLLGLFILLSYTIEAMTGFGSIVIALSLGAMFLPIDTLLPILVPLNLGLSGFLVITQRRHIQWPMLLKVIAPLMVAGTVLGTWLRPAIGNQELATLLALVVASFGARELWKAHKQRPEKPHGRTLNQLLIGGAGITHGLFASGGPLLVFALAGGQLNKAQLRATLLCVWFSLNLLLTLIFAWQGKLQAALPDILLYTPMVLGGLFIGDYLHHRVAEQQFRQWVYGVLTVIGIMLLIRASL